In Ostrea edulis chromosome 4, xbOstEdul1.1, whole genome shotgun sequence, a single window of DNA contains:
- the LOC130054141 gene encoding uncharacterized protein LOC130054141 — protein sequence MADKMRKVFIGRVVKKIGQNKAECYSLANTTMVQSNTDEIDESACDFTHDGQSFNTSRHGCTVSFEELGSPDGTSIVRSQFQKRGILNKQLDPVGIMEVRNQETI from the exons atggcggataagatgagaaaggt TTTCATCGGACGTGTGGTGAAGAAGATTGGTCAGAACAAGGCAGAATGCTACAGTTTGGCGAACACAACCATGGTTCAATCGAATACTGACGAGATTGATGAATCAGCCTGTGATTTTACCCATGACGGACAATCTTTTAACACTTCCAGGCATGGATGTACAGTATCCTTTGAAGAGCTAGGTAGTCCTGATGGCACGTCGATTGTCCGGTCGCAGTTTCAGAAACGAGGAATTCTCAACAAGCAGCTCGATcctgttggcatcatggaagtCAGGAACCaagaaacaatataa